In one window of Protaetiibacter larvae DNA:
- a CDS encoding response regulator, with protein MADTILARLAGGPLDAQIIPLDTDDLDAVDDELVLPWEQGQLIYRRAGDAENTGPHDGPTTVPYRYDAQI; from the coding sequence ATGGCCGACACCATCCTGGCCCGCCTCGCCGGCGGACCGCTCGACGCGCAGATCATCCCCCTCGACACGGACGACCTCGACGCGGTCGACGACGAGCTCGTGCTGCCGTGGGAGCAGGGGCAGCTCATCTACCGCCGCGCCGGCGACGCCGAGAACACCGGCCCGCACGACGGGCCGACCACCGTTCCGTACCGCTACGACGCGCAGATCTGA
- a CDS encoding CoA-acylating methylmalonate-semialdehyde dehydrogenase has protein sequence MAIEILDHWVGGAVFTGESTRTAPVYNPAKGVVQKEVRLASTADVAHAVATAKAAFPAWSEASWAKRQTVLFAFREILNARKAELGAILTAEHGKVTSDALGEIARGLEVVEFACGIPHLAKGEYSENVSTGVDVYSLRQPLGVVGIISPFNFPAMVPMWFFPIAIATGNTVVLKPSEKDPSAAIWMAEALREAGLPDGVFNVVHGDKESVDAILEHPDVASISFVGSTPIAKYVYERGTAAGKRVQALGGAKNHMLVLPDADLDLVADSAVNAGFGSAGERCMAISVVVAVEPVADELIGKIRDRMATLTVGDGTRGCDMGPLITREHRDKVAGYLDVAVTDGAELVVDGRGVQPDGEADGFWVGPTLIDKVPTSSAVYRDEIFGPVLSVVRVASYEEGLALINAGRYGNGTAIFTNDGGAARRFQREVQVGMVGINVPIPVPVGYFSFGGWKDSLFGDTKAYGPDAIHFFTRQKAITSRWLDPSHGGINLGFPQNG, from the coding sequence GCCACCGCGAAGGCCGCGTTCCCGGCGTGGAGCGAGGCCAGCTGGGCGAAGCGCCAGACGGTGCTCTTCGCCTTCCGCGAGATCCTCAACGCGCGCAAGGCGGAGCTCGGCGCGATCCTCACGGCAGAGCACGGCAAGGTCACCTCGGATGCTTTGGGCGAGATCGCCCGCGGTCTCGAGGTGGTGGAGTTCGCGTGCGGCATCCCGCACCTCGCGAAGGGCGAGTACTCCGAGAACGTGTCGACCGGCGTCGACGTCTATTCGCTGCGGCAGCCGCTCGGCGTGGTGGGCATCATCAGCCCGTTCAACTTCCCGGCGATGGTGCCGATGTGGTTCTTCCCCATCGCGATCGCCACCGGCAACACGGTCGTGCTGAAGCCGTCCGAGAAGGACCCGTCGGCGGCGATCTGGATGGCCGAGGCGCTGCGCGAGGCGGGGCTCCCGGATGGCGTGTTCAACGTCGTGCACGGCGACAAGGAGTCGGTCGACGCGATCCTGGAGCACCCGGATGTGGCCTCCATCTCGTTCGTCGGCTCGACGCCGATCGCGAAGTACGTGTACGAGCGCGGCACCGCGGCGGGCAAGCGCGTGCAGGCGCTCGGCGGGGCGAAGAACCACATGCTCGTGCTGCCGGATGCCGACCTCGACCTCGTCGCCGACTCCGCGGTCAACGCCGGCTTCGGTTCGGCGGGGGAGCGCTGCATGGCGATCTCGGTGGTCGTCGCGGTGGAGCCGGTGGCCGACGAGCTGATCGGCAAGATCCGCGACCGGATGGCGACCCTCACGGTCGGCGACGGCACGCGCGGCTGCGACATGGGTCCGCTCATCACGCGCGAGCATCGCGACAAGGTGGCCGGCTACCTCGACGTGGCGGTGACGGATGGGGCCGAGCTCGTCGTGGACGGCCGCGGCGTGCAACCCGACGGCGAGGCCGACGGCTTCTGGGTGGGGCCGACGCTCATCGACAAGGTGCCCACCTCGTCCGCCGTCTACCGGGACGAGATCTTCGGCCCGGTGCTCTCGGTGGTTCGGGTCGCGTCGTACGAGGAGGGTCTCGCCCTCATCAACGCCGGCCGCTACGGCAACGGCACCGCGATCTTCACGAACGACGGCGGTGCTGCCCGGCGCTTCCAGCGCGAGGTGCAGGTGGGCATGGTGGGCATCAACGTGCCGATCCCGGTGCCGGTGGGCTACTTCTCCTTCGGCGGCTGGAAGGATTCGCTGTTCGGCGACACGAAGGCGTACGGCCCGGATGCCATCCACTTCTTCACGCGCCAGAAGGCGATCACCTCGCGCTGGCTGGACCCCTCGCACGGCGGCATCAACCTGGGCTTCCCCCAGAACGGCTGA
- a CDS encoding 1-acyl-sn-glycerol-3-phosphate acyltransferase, whose product MLRRLIARLFWAFSPWKLRSEPAPTQPTILLGAPHTSNWDFVFMLAIAWRLGIDIRWLGKKSLFAGWRGPIMRALGGIPVDRSDPSRVVGEVVARVRSGEVFGLVVTPDGTRGGNTHWKSGFSRIAQETGMPVTLGYVDRTTRTVGLGPTFAITGDVPTDMDRIRAFYADKSGYHPERRVEPRLASELAPIPVE is encoded by the coding sequence ATGCTGCGTCGACTCATCGCCCGCCTGTTCTGGGCGTTCAGCCCCTGGAAGCTGCGCAGTGAGCCGGCACCCACGCAGCCGACCATCCTCCTCGGCGCCCCGCACACCTCCAACTGGGACTTCGTGTTCATGCTCGCGATCGCCTGGCGGCTCGGCATCGACATCCGCTGGCTCGGCAAGAAGAGCCTGTTCGCGGGCTGGCGCGGGCCGATCATGCGCGCGCTCGGCGGCATCCCGGTGGACCGCTCCGACCCGAGCCGCGTCGTCGGCGAGGTGGTCGCGCGCGTGCGCTCGGGTGAGGTGTTCGGCCTGGTCGTCACCCCGGACGGCACGCGCGGCGGCAACACCCACTGGAAGTCGGGCTTCTCCCGGATCGCCCAGGAGACCGGGATGCCCGTCACCCTCGGCTACGTGGACCGCACCACGCGCACCGTCGGGCTCGGGCCGACCTTCGCGATCACGGGCGACGTCCCGACCGACATGGACCGCATCCGCGCCTTCTACGCCGACAAGTCCGGCTACCACCCGGAGCGCCGCGTCGAGCCGCGCCTGGCCTCCGAGCTCGCCCCCATCCCCGTCGAGTAG
- a CDS encoding anaerobic C4-dicarboxylate transporter → MDILLFILELLVVLGAIIMGTRSSGVGLGLWGGVGVAVLVFVFRLAPGDPPVQALLIVLAVVLASSVMQVAGGIDWMVSIAAKLIARNPKQITLVAPLVSFLFSVGAGTSNILYPLLPVIQDLSYRNGIRPSRPLSLSVVSTGVALACSPVSAAMAAMIALTSPHGFELIDIVKVTLPAAIVGIVVVSFLVRRLGKDIENDPDIQAKISSGQIPAPGGGGAAVAVEVKATTAGRNAALIFLLGVVAIVVFGLFPAIRPPYVGGDPIDMTAIIEIIMFVAGALILLISRPKVSEVPTATVFRAGMVSAIALFGLAWLTSTFLNAYQTEIAESIGGLVQVAPWIFALGIFVVCVLTTSQSTATNTIVPIGIAAGVPLGLLSGMWAGAFAGIYLLPTNGSQIAAANFDTSGSTKLGTKLVDHSFAIPTVALAVVTIAVGALFGVLWGG, encoded by the coding sequence GTGGACATCCTGCTTTTCATCCTCGAACTGCTCGTCGTTCTCGGCGCGATCATCATGGGCACCCGCTCGAGCGGCGTCGGCCTCGGTCTGTGGGGTGGTGTCGGCGTCGCGGTGCTCGTCTTCGTGTTCCGTCTCGCCCCCGGCGACCCGCCCGTGCAGGCGCTGCTCATCGTGCTCGCGGTGGTGCTCGCCTCGAGCGTCATGCAGGTGGCGGGCGGCATCGACTGGATGGTGTCCATCGCGGCGAAGCTCATCGCCCGCAACCCCAAGCAGATCACCCTCGTCGCGCCGCTCGTGTCGTTCCTGTTCTCGGTCGGCGCGGGAACCTCGAACATCCTGTACCCACTGCTCCCGGTCATCCAGGACCTCTCCTATCGCAACGGGATCCGGCCCTCGCGTCCGCTCTCCCTCTCGGTCGTGTCGACCGGCGTCGCCCTCGCCTGCAGCCCCGTCTCGGCGGCGATGGCGGCCATGATCGCCCTCACCTCGCCGCACGGATTCGAGCTCATCGACATCGTCAAGGTCACCCTCCCGGCGGCGATCGTCGGCATCGTCGTGGTGAGCTTCCTGGTGCGCCGGCTCGGCAAGGACATCGAGAACGACCCCGACATCCAGGCGAAGATCAGCTCCGGTCAGATCCCCGCCCCGGGTGGCGGCGGTGCGGCGGTGGCCGTCGAGGTGAAGGCGACGACCGCGGGTCGCAACGCCGCCCTCATCTTCCTGCTCGGTGTCGTCGCGATCGTCGTGTTCGGACTGTTCCCGGCGATCCGGCCGCCGTATGTCGGCGGCGACCCGATCGACATGACGGCGATCATCGAGATCATCATGTTCGTCGCCGGCGCGCTCATCCTGCTCATCAGCCGACCGAAGGTGTCGGAGGTGCCGACCGCGACCGTGTTCCGCGCCGGTATGGTCTCGGCCATCGCCCTCTTCGGTCTCGCCTGGCTCACGAGCACCTTCCTCAACGCCTATCAGACGGAGATCGCCGAGTCGATCGGCGGGCTCGTGCAGGTGGCGCCGTGGATCTTCGCGCTCGGCATCTTCGTGGTGTGCGTGCTCACGACGAGCCAGTCGACGGCCACCAACACGATCGTGCCGATCGGCATCGCGGCCGGGGTGCCGCTCGGGCTGCTGTCGGGCATGTGGGCGGGTGCCTTCGCGGGCATCTACCTGCTGCCGACGAACGGCTCGCAGATCGCCGCCGCGAACTTCGACACCTCCGGGTCGACGAAGCTCGGCACGAAGCTCGTCGACCACTCCTTCGCCATCCCGACGGTCGCCCTCGCCGTCGTCACGATCGCGGTGGGCGCGCTGTTCGGCGTCCTCTGGGGCGGCTGA
- the ychF gene encoding redox-regulated ATPase YchF: MALTIGIVGLPNVGKSTLFNALTKNTVLAANYPFATIEPNVGVVNLPDERLQVLAQIFGSERILPATVSFVDIAGIVKGASEGEGLGNQFLANIREADAIAQVVRGFADADVVHVAGAVNPRDDLEVITTELALADLQTLEKAIVRLEKEVKGKKADPAVLDAALAAKQALDAGTPLSRATGIELPLLKELGLMTAKPIIYVFNVDEAVLTDDARKAELAALVAPAKAVFLDAKVESELIDLDPEDAAELLASTGQDESGLDQLARIGFDTLGLQTYLTAGPKESRAWTIRKGWKAPQAAGVIHTDFERGFIKAEVTSFEDLVAAGSLAEARARGKARIEGKDYVMQDGDVVEFRFNV, encoded by the coding sequence GTGGCTCTCACCATCGGCATCGTCGGGCTCCCCAACGTGGGCAAGTCCACCCTCTTCAACGCGCTCACCAAGAACACGGTGCTCGCGGCGAACTACCCGTTCGCCACGATCGAGCCGAACGTGGGGGTCGTCAACCTCCCCGACGAGCGCCTTCAGGTGCTCGCGCAGATCTTCGGCAGCGAGCGCATCCTGCCCGCCACGGTGAGCTTCGTCGACATCGCCGGCATCGTGAAGGGCGCGAGCGAGGGCGAGGGGCTCGGCAACCAGTTCCTGGCCAACATCCGCGAGGCCGACGCGATCGCCCAGGTGGTGCGCGGGTTCGCGGATGCGGATGTCGTGCACGTCGCGGGCGCCGTGAACCCGCGCGACGACCTCGAGGTGATCACGACCGAGCTGGCGTTGGCCGACCTGCAGACCCTCGAGAAGGCGATCGTGCGCCTCGAGAAGGAGGTCAAGGGCAAGAAGGCCGACCCCGCGGTGCTGGATGCGGCGCTCGCCGCGAAGCAGGCGCTCGACGCCGGCACGCCGCTGTCGCGCGCCACCGGCATCGAGCTGCCGCTGCTCAAGGAGCTCGGCCTGATGACCGCGAAGCCCATCATCTACGTCTTCAACGTGGATGAGGCGGTGCTCACCGACGACGCCCGCAAGGCCGAGCTCGCCGCCCTCGTGGCGCCCGCGAAGGCGGTCTTCCTCGACGCCAAGGTCGAGTCGGAGCTCATCGACCTCGACCCCGAGGACGCCGCCGAGCTGCTCGCCTCCACGGGTCAGGACGAGTCCGGCCTCGACCAGCTGGCCCGGATCGGCTTCGACACCCTGGGCCTGCAGACCTACCTCACGGCCGGCCCCAAGGAGTCGCGCGCCTGGACCATCCGCAAGGGCTGGAAGGCCCCGCAGGCGGCGGGCGTCATCCACACCGATTTCGAGCGGGGCTTCATCAAGGCCGAGGTGACCTCCTTCGAGGACCTGGTGGCCGCGGGCTCGCTCGCCGAGGCCCGCGCGCGCGGCAAGGCCCGCATCGAGGGCAAGGACTACGTCATGCAGGACGGCGACGTGGTGGAGTTCCGCTTCAACGTGTAG
- a CDS encoding SGNH/GDSL hydrolase family protein, with amino-acid sequence MRRGDGIVEEVTDSSTLPIRFVAIGDSFTEGVGDERPDGTPRGWADLVAEGWADALGAPVAYANLAIRGRLVQPIVEEQLEPALALKPTHLSFNGGGNDMLRPRADLDAILAAYAQVLRRCDEEGVQLVLLSGGNPSGQLPMRGMIKRRGDLLTERVVAALAGRPDVVRALNWGDDTLAAPAFWSEDRLHLNARGHHRVAARVLEALGQRVPDGWWSLPADSAAASRPHGLAYYRAHVGPWIHRRLTGTSSGDGRIAKYGDWTSILPKS; translated from the coding sequence ATGCGTCGAGGCGACGGTATCGTCGAGGAGGTGACCGACAGCTCCACCCTTCCCATCCGCTTCGTCGCGATCGGCGACTCCTTCACGGAGGGGGTCGGCGATGAGCGCCCCGACGGGACCCCGCGCGGATGGGCGGATCTGGTCGCCGAAGGCTGGGCCGACGCGCTCGGCGCCCCCGTCGCGTACGCGAATCTGGCGATCCGCGGCCGGCTCGTGCAGCCGATCGTCGAGGAGCAGCTCGAGCCCGCGCTCGCCCTCAAGCCGACGCACCTCAGCTTCAACGGGGGCGGCAACGACATGCTGCGTCCGCGCGCCGACCTCGACGCCATCCTCGCCGCCTACGCCCAGGTGCTGCGTCGCTGCGACGAGGAGGGCGTGCAATTGGTGCTGCTCTCGGGAGGCAACCCCTCCGGGCAGCTGCCGATGCGCGGCATGATCAAACGCCGCGGCGACCTGCTCACCGAGCGGGTGGTGGCGGCGCTCGCCGGCCGGCCGGATGTGGTCCGCGCCCTCAACTGGGGCGACGACACGCTCGCCGCCCCCGCGTTCTGGTCGGAGGACCGCCTGCACCTCAACGCCCGCGGCCACCACCGCGTGGCCGCCCGCGTGCTCGAGGCACTCGGACAGCGGGTGCCGGACGGCTGGTGGTCCCTCCCCGCGGACTCCGCCGCCGCATCGCGTCCGCACGGTCTCGCCTACTACCGCGCGCACGTCGGTCCGTGGATCCACCGCCGTCTCACGGGCACCTCCTCCGGCGACGGTCGGATCGCGAAGTACGGAGACTGGACGAGCATCCTGCCGAAAAGCTGA
- the glsA gene encoding glutaminase A — translation MLADLPPAPHRISTGSLPGWDEVDRLVIEAHAYAKASTDGEIATYIPRLAAVDPELFGVSVAEVDGAVHTAGDAEVAFSIQSISKAFVYALVIERLGHEAVRERVGVNNTGLPFNSVVAIELNNGHPMNPMVNAGAIATTALVPAASAEERWAAIQDGLSAFAGRRLELDGEVYTSEADTNQRNRAIGTLLQAYGRIDADPLAAVDVYTRQCSLLVTAADLAVMGATLADGGVNPVTGQRVVSASVARDTLAVLASTGLYERSGEWLFEIGLPGKSGVAGGIVTVSPGKGAIGVFSPRLDPAGNSVRGQLATRFLSQALGLDVFASDVHQHGPHPYSREKGGTP, via the coding sequence ATGCTCGCCGATCTGCCCCCCGCACCGCACCGGATCTCCACGGGATCCCTTCCGGGGTGGGACGAGGTGGATCGGCTCGTGATCGAGGCCCACGCGTACGCGAAGGCGAGCACGGACGGCGAGATCGCCACCTACATCCCGCGGCTGGCCGCCGTCGACCCGGAGCTGTTCGGGGTGAGCGTCGCCGAGGTCGACGGCGCGGTGCACACCGCGGGGGATGCCGAGGTCGCGTTCTCGATCCAGTCGATCTCGAAGGCCTTCGTCTACGCGCTCGTGATCGAGCGGCTCGGCCACGAGGCGGTGCGCGAACGCGTGGGTGTCAACAACACCGGGCTCCCCTTCAACTCGGTGGTCGCGATCGAGCTCAACAACGGCCACCCGATGAACCCGATGGTGAATGCGGGGGCGATCGCGACGACCGCCCTCGTGCCCGCCGCCTCCGCGGAGGAGCGCTGGGCGGCGATCCAGGACGGCCTCTCCGCCTTCGCGGGTCGCCGGCTCGAGCTCGACGGCGAGGTGTACACCTCGGAGGCGGACACCAACCAGCGCAACCGCGCCATCGGAACCCTGCTGCAGGCCTACGGACGCATCGACGCCGACCCGCTCGCCGCGGTCGACGTGTACACCCGGCAGTGCTCGCTGCTCGTCACCGCCGCCGACCTCGCCGTCATGGGAGCGACGCTCGCGGACGGCGGGGTCAACCCGGTCACCGGGCAGCGCGTCGTCTCGGCGTCGGTCGCCCGCGACACGCTCGCCGTGCTCGCCTCGACGGGCCTCTACGAGCGCTCGGGGGAGTGGCTGTTCGAAATCGGCCTGCCGGGGAAGTCGGGGGTCGCGGGCGGCATCGTCACCGTCTCGCCCGGCAAGGGCGCGATCGGCGTGTTCTCGCCGCGGCTCGACCCGGCCGGCAACAGCGTGCGCGGCCAGCTCGCCACGCGGTTCCTCTCCCAGGCTCTCGGCCTCGACGTCTTCGCATCCGATGTGCACCAGCACGGGCCTCACCCGTACAGCCGCGAGAAAGGCGGAACCCCATGA
- a CDS encoding N-formylglutamate amidohydrolase, producing the protein MSEGARVLIPAGTVFAPDDITFFADREHRSLEQAIAEADVLVSAPHAGSAIPAELDEFLAPEFTRRLQFDYTDVATEAIVRRWAEIDPRIVAIVNPHPRMVRDPNRARPDDIRPQLREAFARVAAAGPMNRVDLSGVDPIRPVTFSFFPLIRVPANEDEFERLAQAFETAAAHGLRVYEDTRDRLLERFVDGTLRGERGAFTTLSFHDTMNTTTRIDGAVNVPREEKDELPPIVSLSNRGDLLGEDRGVEGDPVTMDPELLRELAEAHRIGFGATDPGDVLLNKPYLGSQEITQAGALFRTRAAEAAEAGVSLSAVQAEFLREYLLGEAATAVLHEPGTGWVEYDPAHIDALAHACRASWDAYRAATA; encoded by the coding sequence ATGAGCGAAGGCGCGCGCGTCCTGATCCCCGCCGGCACGGTGTTCGCACCTGACGACATCACCTTCTTTGCGGATCGCGAGCATCGCAGCCTCGAGCAGGCGATCGCCGAGGCGGACGTGCTCGTCTCGGCGCCGCACGCGGGCTCGGCGATCCCCGCGGAGCTCGACGAGTTCCTCGCGCCCGAGTTCACCCGGCGGCTTCAGTTCGACTACACCGATGTCGCCACGGAGGCGATCGTGCGCCGCTGGGCGGAGATCGACCCGCGCATCGTGGCGATCGTGAACCCGCACCCGCGCATGGTGCGTGACCCGAACCGTGCGCGACCCGACGACATCCGTCCGCAGTTGCGCGAGGCCTTCGCGCGCGTCGCGGCGGCGGGACCGATGAACCGCGTGGACCTCTCGGGCGTCGACCCGATCCGGCCGGTGACGTTCTCCTTCTTCCCGCTCATCCGGGTGCCGGCGAACGAGGACGAGTTCGAGCGGCTCGCGCAGGCCTTCGAGACGGCCGCCGCGCACGGCCTGCGGGTCTACGAGGACACCCGGGACCGCCTGCTCGAGCGCTTCGTCGACGGCACCCTGCGCGGCGAGCGCGGCGCGTTCACGACGCTGTCGTTCCACGACACCATGAACACCACGACCCGCATCGACGGCGCCGTCAACGTGCCGCGGGAGGAGAAGGACGAGCTGCCGCCGATCGTCTCGCTGTCGAACCGCGGCGACCTGCTCGGCGAGGATCGCGGGGTCGAGGGCGACCCGGTGACGATGGATCCCGAGCTGCTGCGCGAGCTCGCCGAGGCGCATCGGATCGGTTTCGGGGCCACGGATCCGGGCGATGTGCTGCTCAACAAGCCGTACCTCGGCAGCCAGGAGATCACGCAGGCGGGGGCACTGTTCCGCACGCGGGCCGCGGAGGCGGCGGAGGCGGGCGTCAGCCTCTCGGCGGTGCAGGCCGAGTTCCTGCGGGAGTACCTGCTGGGGGAGGCCGCCACCGCGGTGCTGCACGAGCCGGGCACCGGCTGGGTCGAGTACGACCCCGCCCACATCGACGCCCTCGCCCACGCCTGCAGGGCCTCCTGGGACGCCTATCGAGCCGCCACCGCCTAG
- a CDS encoding 3'-5' exonuclease — MPLDFTAIDFETANGSSASACSVGLVKVRDGQIVDRIGWLIQPPPGHDHFVEWNTRIHGIRADDVIGAPGWVDQLPDLLEFAGRDILVAHNAGFDMGVIRAACAATGLEVPSYTYMCSLQLARKTYHLESYRLPMVAMAAGFEDFPHHDAVADAEACAAIMIHAADRHGAIDLPELAGLAGIRLSTLAPAAAVAAAS; from the coding sequence GTGCCCCTGGATTTCACCGCGATCGATTTCGAGACTGCGAACGGCTCCAGCGCCAGTGCCTGCTCGGTCGGGCTCGTGAAGGTGCGCGACGGGCAGATCGTCGACCGCATCGGGTGGCTCATCCAGCCGCCACCCGGGCACGACCACTTCGTGGAGTGGAACACGCGCATCCACGGCATCCGCGCCGACGACGTGATCGGGGCGCCGGGGTGGGTGGATCAGCTGCCCGACCTGCTCGAGTTCGCGGGGCGCGACATCCTGGTCGCCCACAACGCGGGCTTCGACATGGGCGTCATCCGCGCCGCGTGCGCCGCGACCGGCCTCGAGGTGCCGAGCTACACCTACATGTGCAGCCTGCAGCTCGCCCGCAAGACCTACCACCTCGAGTCGTACCGCCTGCCGATGGTGGCGATGGCCGCCGGCTTCGAGGACTTCCCGCACCACGACGCGGTCGCCGACGCCGAGGCGTGCGCGGCCATCATGATCCACGCGGCCGACCGCCACGGCGCGATCGACCTGCCCGAGCTCGCGGGCCTCGCCGGCATCCGCCTCAGCACCCTCGCGCCCGCCGCGGCCGTCGCCGCCGCATCCTGA
- a CDS encoding ATP-dependent DNA ligase, giving the protein MGSLIYGAPAIEVSFDDRTLAHLELLIGAKLRRRESFMLSWRDSTEVGDGRSSAWIDNGIPMFFRYSGSRTPLIDKEWLEELVVQAGSNRGLQLGDDPATEQLVRAKDNSVKRKDHPAR; this is encoded by the coding sequence ATGGGCTCGTTGATCTACGGTGCACCCGCGATCGAGGTCTCGTTCGACGATCGCACGCTCGCCCACCTCGAACTCCTGATCGGCGCGAAACTGCGGCGCCGGGAGTCGTTCATGCTCAGCTGGCGGGACTCCACCGAGGTCGGTGACGGACGCAGCTCCGCGTGGATCGACAACGGCATCCCGATGTTCTTCCGCTATTCGGGCAGTCGCACGCCGCTCATCGACAAGGAGTGGCTCGAGGAGCTCGTCGTGCAGGCCGGCTCGAACCGGGGGCTCCAACTCGGCGACGACCCCGCGACCGAGCAGCTCGTGCGCGCGAAGGACAACAGCGTCAAACGGAAGGACCATCCGGCGCGATGA
- a CDS encoding MFS transporter, which produces MTTTATATDQEQRNSWVPMFGLFLGQVLMSFNVALLPVSLGGMVAEFGVAPTVASTAIVVYGLAVAALVMVGAKIGQRVGWVLIFRIVVAIFAISSVLMLVGPTVWWIIGAQALAGASAAIIVPSLVALIAENYHGRQQATAIGSLGSARALSGVSAFLIGGALGTLLGGWRPAFFIVLGVALAVFLLSFRLRSDKGNPGIKIDVVAAILIGLAVVLLTFGFNNLNAWGLLQAREGAPFDVGGLSPAPLLIVAGIVLGQAFFLWTRRRTKKGKVPLVSLSVLARPSERAAVYAMFIVVALEAALNFTVPLYIQIVQGRTPFDTSLAMMPFNLTVFVTATLVVRFYTRFSSKAIGVFGFILTTAALVWLSFVVTNNWETLPTILGLFVFGVGQGALVTLVFNVLVTAAPKELAGDVGSIRGTTQNLASAVGTAVAGALLVTILSINIGRAVTENVYLPPELTDEVSLENANFVSNDALRELLAGTDATESQVEEFVSINEESRLAALRLGLLILAGVSALAIIPAARLPKFRPEEIPDPSPEDE; this is translated from the coding sequence ATGACCACCACGGCCACGGCCACCGATCAGGAGCAGCGCAACTCCTGGGTCCCCATGTTCGGCCTGTTCCTCGGGCAAGTGCTCATGTCATTCAACGTGGCGCTGCTGCCCGTGTCGCTCGGGGGCATGGTCGCCGAGTTCGGGGTGGCGCCGACCGTCGCGAGCACCGCGATCGTGGTCTACGGGCTCGCCGTCGCCGCGCTCGTCATGGTGGGCGCCAAGATCGGGCAGCGCGTCGGATGGGTGCTGATCTTCCGCATCGTCGTCGCGATCTTCGCCATCTCCTCGGTGCTCATGCTCGTCGGTCCGACCGTCTGGTGGATCATCGGCGCGCAGGCGCTCGCGGGCGCCTCTGCCGCGATCATCGTGCCGTCGCTCGTGGCCCTCATCGCCGAGAACTACCATGGCCGGCAGCAGGCCACCGCGATCGGCTCGCTCGGTTCTGCTCGTGCCCTCTCGGGGGTGAGCGCCTTCCTGATCGGCGGCGCGCTCGGCACCCTGCTCGGCGGATGGCGTCCGGCCTTCTTCATCGTGCTCGGCGTCGCGCTGGCCGTGTTCCTGCTGAGCTTCCGGCTGCGCTCCGACAAGGGCAACCCGGGCATCAAGATCGACGTGGTCGCCGCGATCCTCATCGGTCTCGCGGTCGTGCTGCTCACCTTCGGCTTCAACAACCTGAACGCCTGGGGTCTGCTGCAGGCGCGTGAGGGCGCCCCCTTCGACGTCGGCGGCCTGTCGCCGGCGCCGCTGCTCATCGTCGCGGGCATCGTGCTCGGTCAGGCGTTCTTCCTGTGGACCCGCCGCCGCACCAAGAAGGGCAAGGTGCCGCTCGTCAGCCTCTCGGTGCTCGCCCGCCCGAGCGAACGCGCGGCCGTCTACGCGATGTTCATCGTGGTGGCGCTCGAGGCGGCGCTCAACTTCACGGTGCCGCTCTACATCCAGATCGTGCAGGGCCGCACCCCCTTCGACACCTCACTCGCGATGATGCCGTTCAACCTCACGGTGTTCGTCACGGCGACGCTCGTGGTGCGCTTCTACACGCGCTTCAGCTCGAAGGCGATCGGCGTCTTCGGCTTCATCCTGACCACGGCGGCGCTCGTGTGGCTGTCGTTCGTGGTGACGAACAACTGGGAGACGCTGCCCACGATCCTGGGCCTGTTCGTCTTCGGCGTGGGTCAGGGCGCGCTCGTGACGCTCGTGTTCAACGTGCTCGTCACGGCGGCCCCCAAGGAGCTCGCGGGGGATGTCGGATCGATCCGCGGCACCACCCAGAACCTCGCCTCCGCGGTCGGCACGGCGGTCGCGGGCGCGCTGCTCGTGACGATCCTCTCGATCAACATCGGTCGTGCCGTCACCGAGAACGTCTACCTGCCGCCGGAGCTCACCGACGAGGTGTCGCTCGAGAACGCGAACTTCGTCTCGAACGACGCGCTGCGCGAACTGCTCGCCGGGACCGACGCCACCGAGTCGCAGGTGGAGGAGTTCGTGTCGATCAACGAGGAGTCCCGCCTCGCGGCGCTGCGCCTCGGCCTGCTGATCCTGGCCGGCGTGAGCGCCCTCGCGATCATCCCGGCCGCTCGCCTGCCGAAGTTCCGTCCGGAGGAGATCCCCGACCCCTCGCCGGAAGACGAGTGA